A single window of Chitinophaga sp. XS-30 DNA harbors:
- a CDS encoding LEA type 2 family protein, which yields MKRYHWPILVLLIWGTISACGNVKDLEFVRVASVNFDQLGFSKSVVKMELAYYNPNNFSLRLKDAEFDLFLDDTKVGHSLQDTLIDIPAKDTFYFPVKLEVDMGNVFRNVLGALTNKEVTIKAAGNCKVGKKGVFLPFPIKCETRQKIDFF from the coding sequence ATGAAAAGATATCATTGGCCAATTTTAGTGCTCCTCATTTGGGGGACGATCAGCGCATGCGGGAATGTGAAAGACCTGGAATTTGTCCGGGTAGCCAGCGTGAATTTCGATCAGCTGGGATTTTCCAAAAGCGTGGTAAAAATGGAGCTCGCCTATTACAATCCGAACAATTTTTCGCTACGGCTGAAAGATGCCGAGTTTGATCTTTTCCTCGATGACACCAAAGTGGGGCATTCCCTTCAGGACACCCTGATCGATATTCCGGCGAAGGATACCTTCTATTTTCCGGTGAAACTGGAGGTAGATATGGGGAATGTTTTCCGGAATGTGCTCGGTGCGCTGACCAATAAAGAGGTAACCATCAAGGCTGCCGGTAATTGCAAAGTGGGCAAAAAGGGGGTATTTCTGCCATTTCCGATCAAATGTGAGACCAGGCAGAAAATTGACTTTTTCTGA
- a CDS encoding hotdog fold thioesterase has product MKPIWFSLDISLEHLNENAQNTMGAYLGMEFTEIGPDYLRAIMPVDHRTVQPYGLLHGGASAALAETVGSVASALITDPEKQICVGMEINANHIRGVREGYVHAVAKPLHIGSSTHVWDIRICDDHDKLVCVSRLTVAVLPKR; this is encoded by the coding sequence ATGAAACCGATCTGGTTTTCCCTGGATATTTCCCTCGAACATCTCAACGAAAATGCGCAGAACACTATGGGCGCCTATCTGGGTATGGAGTTCACCGAGATCGGTCCGGACTATCTGCGGGCCATCATGCCCGTTGATCATCGTACCGTTCAGCCCTATGGCCTGCTGCATGGCGGGGCTTCGGCGGCACTGGCGGAGACGGTGGGCAGCGTAGCTTCCGCATTGATCACTGACCCGGAGAAGCAAATTTGTGTGGGAATGGAGATCAACGCCAATCACATTCGCGGGGTGCGGGAAGGATATGTTCACGCCGTGGCGAAGCCCCTGCATATCGGCAGCTCCACCCACGTCTGGGATATCCGTATCTGTGACGATCACGACAAGCTCGTCTGCGTCAGCCGGTTGACGGTCGCCGTTCTCCCCAAACGATAG
- a CDS encoding bifunctional 2-polyprenyl-6-hydroxyphenol methylase/3-demethylubiquinol 3-O-methyltransferase UbiG, translating into MNAQSHYDNHLAAFYAWMTGNFDTKQQEQETYFSGKHIKPAGNAVAIDLGAGHGLQTISLANLGFTVYAVDFNQHLLSELNARAKGMTVRTILANIANTTQYSTMNAELITCMGDTLTHLESVQQVNTLFGEWYSMLPAGGKLVLSFRDLTQELEKEERFIPIRAEDERIHTCFLEYFPGYVRVFDVLMEKQNGQWIQKVSSYQKLRLGIEQVKIMLTAAGFAVQDHEVIQRMHYLVAQKLKG; encoded by the coding sequence ATGAATGCTCAATCCCACTATGACAACCACCTGGCGGCTTTTTATGCCTGGATGACAGGTAATTTCGACACCAAACAGCAGGAGCAGGAAACCTATTTCTCCGGCAAGCACATCAAGCCTGCCGGGAATGCCGTGGCTATTGATCTCGGCGCGGGGCACGGGCTGCAGACCATCTCACTGGCCAACCTGGGTTTCACCGTCTATGCCGTGGATTTCAACCAGCACCTCCTGTCGGAATTGAATGCCAGGGCCAAAGGCATGACGGTACGCACCATTCTCGCCAACATCGCCAACACCACGCAGTACAGCACCATGAATGCCGAGCTGATCACCTGCATGGGTGATACGCTGACCCATCTGGAAAGCGTGCAGCAGGTGAATACCCTGTTCGGGGAATGGTACAGCATGCTGCCTGCGGGTGGAAAACTGGTGTTATCCTTTCGCGATCTCACCCAGGAACTGGAAAAAGAAGAACGTTTCATCCCCATCCGGGCGGAAGATGAACGTATCCATACCTGCTTCCTGGAGTACTTCCCGGGGTATGTAAGGGTATTTGATGTGTTGATGGAAAAGCAGAACGGTCAATGGATCCAGAAAGTCAGCAGCTACCAGAAGCTGCGGCTGGGCATCGAGCAGGTGAAGATCATGCTCACGGCGGCTGGCTTTGCCGTGCAGGACCATGAAGTGATCCAGCGGATGCACTACCTGGTGGCCCAGAAACTGAAGGGCTAG
- a CDS encoding NUDIX hydrolase: METPVNIYINERPLVIAAETDVLPADDANSLTLFSPGDEEIGRVIMQLDKNELPKAVFRHSNPVSLFHQVKSHFTVFEAAGGVISNPAEEVLLMFRRGKWDLPKGKLDDGETLEACALREVREETGLINIQLTGKITETFHYYPWKDKKVLKHSHWYRMQFTGTELTIPQIEEDILDIQWIRPENLGKYMQYSYQNIIDVLLKAGYKL, from the coding sequence ATGGAAACACCGGTTAATATATATATCAACGAGCGGCCGCTGGTCATCGCCGCGGAAACGGACGTATTGCCTGCGGATGATGCAAACAGCCTCACCCTTTTTTCACCCGGCGATGAGGAGATCGGCAGGGTGATCATGCAGCTGGACAAAAATGAATTGCCAAAAGCTGTGTTTCGTCATTCCAACCCTGTATCTTTATTCCACCAGGTGAAAAGCCACTTTACCGTATTTGAAGCAGCGGGTGGCGTAATCAGCAACCCGGCGGAAGAGGTGCTGCTGATGTTCCGGCGCGGTAAATGGGACCTTCCGAAAGGGAAGCTGGACGATGGGGAAACACTGGAGGCCTGCGCCCTCCGGGAAGTGCGGGAAGAAACCGGTCTTATTAATATACAGCTTACAGGCAAGATCACGGAAACATTCCACTATTATCCCTGGAAAGACAAAAAGGTGCTCAAGCACAGTCACTGGTACCGCATGCAGTTCACCGGAACGGAATTAACCATACCACAGATAGAGGAAGACATCCTGGATATTCAATGGATACGCCCGGAAAACCTGGGCAAATACATGCAGTATTCCTATCAGAACATCATCGATGTGCTTCTCAAAGCTGGCTATAAACTATAA
- a CDS encoding BrxA/BrxB family bacilliredoxin — protein MYPAELVMPMKAELTDNGFEELLDPSKVDEVLAQKGTTLVMINSVCGCSAGTARPGVLMAVATSEKKPDRLTTSFAGFDSDAVKQIRTHLMPYPPSSPAIALFKDGQLVHFIERHMIEGRSAQLIATNLVAAFDEYC, from the coding sequence ATGTACCCTGCGGAACTCGTGATGCCGATGAAGGCTGAACTTACAGATAATGGTTTTGAGGAGTTGCTGGACCCCTCTAAAGTAGACGAAGTGCTGGCTCAGAAAGGCACTACCCTGGTGATGATCAACTCCGTATGCGGATGCTCGGCCGGTACGGCCAGGCCGGGTGTACTGATGGCGGTAGCCACCAGCGAAAAGAAACCGGACAGGCTGACGACCAGTTTTGCCGGTTTTGATTCCGATGCGGTGAAACAGATCCGTACTCACCTGATGCCTTACCCGCCCTCTTCGCCGGCGATCGCATTATTTAAAGACGGGCAACTTGTCCATTTTATAGAACGCCATATGATAGAAGGCCGTTCTGCACAGCTTATTGCAACCAATCTGGTGGCTGCATTCGATGAGTACTGTTGA
- a CDS encoding WbqC family protein has protein sequence MTEQSKLSTLLIESQYFPPISFYKTLISVDILNIERYEHYQKVSYRNRCYVAGPNGVILLSVPLTKGKNQRTIMKDVRISNEEKWQALHWKTLTSAYRRSPWFEYFEEDLQALYARNFSFLLDWNMACLEWANKAVGMERPVSLTESFRKTYDPASGVLDQRDVMIPGKSQADLPQYTQVFGERTGFMPDLSILDLLFCEGKRALELLK, from the coding sequence ATGACAGAGCAGTCAAAATTAAGTACTTTACTTATTGAATCTCAATATTTTCCACCAATTTCCTTTTATAAAACTTTAATTAGTGTTGACATATTAAATATTGAACGATATGAACACTACCAAAAGGTGAGTTACCGGAACAGATGTTATGTTGCGGGGCCTAACGGCGTCATCCTTTTAAGCGTTCCCCTGACGAAAGGAAAAAACCAGCGGACGATCATGAAGGACGTCCGGATCAGCAATGAGGAAAAATGGCAGGCGCTGCATTGGAAGACTTTGACATCCGCCTACCGCCGCTCCCCCTGGTTTGAATATTTTGAGGAAGATCTGCAGGCACTTTACGCGCGGAATTTCAGTTTTCTGCTGGACTGGAATATGGCCTGCCTGGAGTGGGCGAACAAGGCCGTGGGGATGGAGCGGCCGGTGAGCCTTACGGAAAGTTTCCGGAAGACGTATGATCCGGCCTCCGGGGTGCTGGACCAGCGGGATGTGATGATTCCGGGGAAAAGCCAGGCGGACCTGCCGCAGTACACCCAGGTATTCGGGGAAAGGACCGGGTTTATGCCGGACCTCAGCATTCTTGATCTGCTGTTTTGTGAAGGGAAGCGGGCGCTGGAACTATTGAAATGA
- the pyrE gene encoding orotate phosphoribosyltransferase, whose amino-acid sequence MNNVSEKQVAEKLLQIQAIKLSPANPFTWASGWKSPIYCDNRTVLSYPYIRDYIKSELCNTVFETFPDAAVIAGVATAGIPHGAMVADQLKLPFIYVRSKPKEHGMGNMIEGVLQPGQPVVVVEDLISTGKSSLEAVQAIRAAGGEVIGMVSIFNYGFDVAVKAFEQAGVPFKSLSNYNAMIELAVEKGLVSADDQETLQAWRKAPDVWGR is encoded by the coding sequence ATGAACAATGTCAGTGAAAAACAGGTAGCAGAGAAACTGCTGCAGATCCAGGCGATCAAGCTAAGCCCGGCCAATCCTTTTACCTGGGCCTCCGGCTGGAAATCTCCCATTTATTGCGACAACCGTACGGTTTTGTCTTATCCCTACATCCGCGATTACATCAAATCCGAGTTGTGCAACACCGTATTCGAGACCTTTCCGGATGCGGCGGTGATAGCCGGCGTAGCCACGGCGGGTATTCCTCATGGGGCCATGGTGGCGGACCAACTCAAATTACCTTTTATTTATGTACGTTCCAAGCCAAAGGAGCATGGCATGGGCAATATGATCGAAGGGGTTTTGCAGCCGGGGCAGCCGGTAGTGGTGGTGGAAGACCTGATCTCCACCGGTAAAAGCAGCCTGGAAGCCGTGCAGGCGATACGGGCAGCAGGAGGGGAAGTGATCGGGATGGTGTCTATATTCAACTATGGTTTTGATGTAGCGGTGAAGGCTTTTGAACAGGCAGGGGTGCCTTTCAAATCCCTCAGCAACTATAATGCAATGATAGAACTGGCTGTGGAAAAGGGACTGGTATCCGCGGATGATCAGGAAACCCTGCAGGCCTGGCGCAAGGCGCCGGATGTCTGGGGCCGGTAG
- a CDS encoding Hsp20/alpha crystallin family protein yields MTLVKFNHQPAKTLSGIMDDIFSSKFLNRDFIDQDFFGSRAPVNIRETKDAYTLEVVAPGFEKADFSINLDGQTLTIKAEKKAEKQDENEKHIRREFSFRSFSRSFTLDESVDAEKINAKYDNGVLNLTLPKKEEKKNTVKDITVA; encoded by the coding sequence ATGACACTCGTAAAATTCAATCATCAGCCCGCCAAAACCCTTAGTGGCATTATGGACGACATTTTTTCCAGCAAATTCCTGAACAGGGATTTCATCGATCAGGATTTCTTCGGCAGCCGTGCTCCGGTGAACATCCGTGAAACAAAAGACGCATATACCCTTGAGGTAGTTGCGCCGGGCTTTGAAAAAGCTGATTTTTCCATTAACCTCGACGGTCAGACCCTGACCATCAAGGCGGAGAAAAAGGCCGAAAAGCAAGATGAGAACGAAAAACACATCCGCCGCGAGTTCAGCTTCCGCTCCTTCTCCCGCTCTTTTACGCTGGATGAGAGCGTAGACGCTGAAAAGATCAACGCGAAGTATGACAACGGCGTCCTGAACCTGACCCTTCCCAAGAAAGAGGAAAAGAAGAACACCGTTAAAGATATTACAGTTGCATAA
- a CDS encoding heavy-metal-associated domain-containing protein, with protein MRIIKLMLVLLIAGAGAATAQVKKGTLATAKISVPTVQCNMCKDRIQRYFLREEGVKSMVVDVKKKVATVKYYTDRTNIENIKTAIANVGYDADDVTANEDSYNELPTCCKKPEDGGGPPPKKKG; from the coding sequence ATGCGTATAATCAAACTCATGCTTGTGCTCCTGATTGCCGGAGCAGGAGCGGCAACTGCCCAGGTGAAAAAAGGCACGCTGGCTACTGCCAAGATCAGTGTGCCAACAGTACAGTGCAATATGTGCAAAGACAGGATCCAGCGCTATTTTCTGAGAGAGGAAGGAGTGAAGTCTATGGTGGTGGATGTAAAGAAGAAAGTGGCGACGGTGAAATATTATACAGACCGTACCAATATCGAGAATATCAAAACTGCTATTGCCAATGTGGGATATGATGCGGATGATGTAACGGCGAATGAGGATTCCTATAATGAGCTCCCGACGTGCTGCAAGAAACCGGAAGATGGCGGCGGCCCTCCTCCCAAAAAGAAGGGTTAG
- a CDS encoding nuclear transport factor 2 family protein produces the protein MKYLHLFPLILLIICSNPARAQSSEEEFVKSAINKLFEGMRSGDSAMVKAVFAEGAVIQTISTKKAGVPEVVTAPLQQFLNAVGTPHTDVWDERITVDRIMVDGPLASVWTPYRFYIGERFSHCGVNSFQLMKTAGGWKIIYLVDTRRAGDCP, from the coding sequence ATGAAATATTTGCATTTATTCCCGTTGATTTTATTAATCATATGTTCAAATCCGGCAAGGGCACAGTCTTCAGAGGAGGAGTTTGTTAAGAGTGCCATTAACAAACTGTTTGAGGGGATGAGGAGCGGGGATAGCGCAATGGTAAAGGCTGTGTTTGCGGAGGGAGCTGTCATACAGACCATTTCTACGAAGAAGGCAGGTGTTCCGGAAGTGGTTACTGCGCCATTGCAGCAATTTCTCAATGCAGTAGGTACGCCTCACACGGACGTGTGGGATGAGCGGATCACGGTGGACAGGATTATGGTGGACGGACCGCTGGCCAGTGTGTGGACGCCGTACCGTTTTTATATCGGGGAGCGGTTCTCTCATTGCGGGGTCAATTCATTTCAGCTGATGAAAACTGCCGGGGGCTGGAAGATCATATATCTTGTGGATACCCGCCGGGCGGGCGACTGCCCGTAG
- a CDS encoding arginine decarboxylase — protein sequence MNNTYTDLVNQTFEFPQEGFEVKDNNLEFNGLDIRALIDKYGTPFKLTYLPKIGMQINRAKKMFQDAIKKNRYDGKYYYCYCTKSSHFSFIMEETLKHDVHIETSFAYDIDIINKLYERKKITKDTFVICNGYKTKTYTRSIAKLINSGFTNVLPVLDNKAELEDYSKFVRSKGPVKLGIRIAAEEEPTFDFYTSRLGIASRDILELYVDKLKGNPKFELKMLHFFMNKGIKDDIFYWSQFNKVMNLYCQLKKICPELESINLGGGFPIKHSLGFDYDYAYIVNEIVANIKSVCKKNKVPVPDIYTEFGSFTVGESGAVIYSVLGEKMQNDRESWYMIDSSFITTLPDTWGIGEKFLMLPINKWDQEYQEVHLGGLTCDGYDFYTSEEHINAVFLPKLTNGEPLYIGFFHTGAYQDQLSGYGGIKHCLIPSPKHVVVGYDKNGQLKDWLYAKEQTSQSMLKILGY from the coding sequence ATGAACAACACCTACACGGATCTCGTTAACCAGACCTTTGAATTTCCCCAGGAGGGCTTCGAAGTAAAGGATAACAACCTGGAGTTTAATGGATTGGACATCCGGGCATTGATTGACAAGTATGGAACACCTTTCAAACTGACGTATCTTCCCAAGATCGGGATGCAGATCAACAGGGCGAAGAAAATGTTCCAGGACGCCATCAAGAAGAACAGGTACGACGGCAAGTATTATTATTGCTACTGCACGAAAAGTTCTCATTTCTCCTTTATCATGGAGGAGACCCTTAAACATGACGTGCATATTGAAACATCTTTCGCTTACGATATAGATATTATCAACAAGCTATATGAGCGGAAGAAGATCACGAAAGATACCTTTGTGATCTGTAACGGGTATAAGACCAAAACTTACACCCGGAGCATCGCAAAACTGATCAACAGCGGTTTTACCAATGTATTGCCGGTGCTGGACAACAAGGCGGAGCTGGAGGACTATTCAAAGTTCGTCCGTTCCAAGGGGCCGGTGAAGCTGGGTATCCGGATCGCGGCAGAAGAGGAGCCGACATTTGATTTTTATACATCCCGTTTGGGCATTGCCTCCCGCGACATCCTCGAACTTTACGTGGACAAGCTGAAGGGAAATCCGAAGTTCGAGTTGAAAATGCTCCACTTCTTTATGAACAAAGGGATCAAAGACGATATATTTTACTGGAGCCAGTTCAATAAAGTGATGAACCTTTATTGCCAGCTGAAGAAGATTTGTCCGGAACTGGAGAGCATCAATCTCGGCGGCGGCTTCCCGATCAAACACTCCCTCGGGTTTGACTATGATTACGCTTACATCGTGAACGAGATCGTGGCCAATATCAAGAGTGTTTGTAAAAAGAACAAGGTGCCCGTACCGGATATTTATACCGAGTTCGGTTCCTTCACGGTAGGAGAGAGCGGAGCAGTGATCTATAGCGTACTGGGAGAAAAGATGCAGAACGACCGGGAAAGCTGGTACATGATCGACAGTTCTTTTATTACCACGCTGCCGGACACCTGGGGTATCGGGGAGAAGTTCCTGATGCTGCCCATTAACAAATGGGACCAGGAGTACCAGGAGGTGCATCTTGGAGGGCTGACCTGTGACGGGTACGACTTCTACACCTCGGAAGAACACATCAATGCCGTGTTCCTTCCCAAACTGACGAATGGGGAACCGCTGTATATCGGGTTCTTCCATACCGGAGCTTACCAGGATCAGCTGAGCGGCTACGGCGGTATCAAACATTGCCTTATCCCGTCTCCCAAGCACGTGGTCGTGGGGTACGACAAAAACGGACAATTAAAAGACTGGCTATATGCGAAGGAGCAAACCTCCCAAAGCATGCTGAAAATTTTGGGTTATTAA
- a CDS encoding prolipoprotein diacylglyceryl transferase, translated as MYPNLYYAFKDLFGIEIPVFKILQTFGFFVAVAFLAAAYVLTSELRRRERLGLLSGVKETITVGKPASVGEMLISAVIGFILGFKLLGLIPGLGGDSGGDLRAYILSGQGSLIGGLLGAGVMAYWKYSSKKKTALDKPKQEEVLVMPHQRVPDFTIQAAVAGLIGAKIFHNLENWGEFTRDPWGSLFSASGLTFYGGLIVAAYVIIRYARKKNIHWKHLVDSAAPALMLAYAVGRMGCQFSGDGDWGINNSAYGTNPTGKVEKITAAQYQEILHRDSAYFVRQFGSLENVPHRSFEKPASLDFLPDFFFAYSYPHNVVNDGMPLQGCDHEYCSALPVGVFPTPLYEIIVCGLFFVVLMAIRKKVTTPGVIFGIYLILNGIERFFVEKIRVNTKYDIFGFHPTQAEIIASLLVIGGAVLIWYARKTNPQKTAQSTL; from the coding sequence ATGTATCCTAATTTATACTACGCGTTCAAAGATCTCTTCGGGATCGAAATACCGGTTTTCAAGATATTGCAGACATTCGGCTTTTTTGTAGCCGTTGCTTTCCTGGCCGCTGCCTATGTGTTGACCTCGGAACTGCGCCGCCGGGAACGGCTGGGCCTCCTGTCCGGCGTAAAGGAAACGATAACAGTGGGGAAGCCCGCGTCCGTAGGGGAGATGCTGATCAGCGCTGTGATCGGTTTTATTCTGGGCTTCAAGCTGCTTGGCTTGATACCCGGACTTGGCGGGGATAGCGGAGGAGACCTGAGAGCGTATATTTTATCGGGGCAAGGCAGCCTGATCGGCGGTTTGCTCGGCGCTGGCGTCATGGCGTACTGGAAGTACAGCTCGAAGAAAAAGACCGCGCTTGATAAGCCCAAACAGGAAGAAGTACTGGTCATGCCGCACCAGCGGGTGCCGGATTTTACCATCCAGGCTGCTGTTGCCGGGCTGATCGGCGCCAAGATATTTCATAACCTGGAGAACTGGGGCGAGTTTACAAGAGACCCCTGGGGCTCCCTCTTTTCCGCCAGCGGCCTAACCTTCTACGGAGGCCTCATTGTGGCCGCTTATGTGATCATCCGTTACGCACGCAAAAAAAATATCCACTGGAAGCACCTGGTAGACAGTGCCGCGCCTGCCCTGATGCTGGCCTACGCCGTTGGACGGATGGGCTGCCAGTTTTCCGGGGACGGGGACTGGGGCATCAATAACAGTGCCTACGGCACCAACCCCACTGGCAAAGTGGAAAAGATCACCGCAGCGCAATACCAGGAAATCCTGCACCGGGACTCGGCTTACTTCGTCCGGCAATTCGGCAGCCTGGAGAACGTTCCGCACCGCTCTTTTGAAAAACCGGCATCTCTCGACTTCCTGCCCGATTTCTTTTTTGCCTACAGCTATCCGCATAATGTGGTGAACGATGGCATGCCGCTGCAGGGCTGTGACCATGAATATTGCAGTGCGCTCCCGGTGGGCGTGTTCCCCACACCGTTATACGAGATCATCGTTTGCGGCCTTTTCTTTGTTGTGCTGATGGCTATCCGGAAAAAGGTGACCACTCCCGGCGTGATCTTTGGCATCTACCTGATATTGAACGGCATTGAGCGCTTCTTTGTGGAGAAAATAAGGGTCAATACCAAATACGATATTTTCGGGTTTCATCCCACGCAGGCCGAGATCATCGCCAG